From the Chloroflexota bacterium genome, the window CAACTGCTGGCGATTGATGGAGAACGCCCGGAGGCGGGCGGCTTGCAGTTGAACCCGGCCAGTTAACTTTCAGGAGGTCATCATGATCGAAGCCGTCACTTCTCTCTTTTCAGCCTTCGGCCTCTCGGCCAGCGCCGGCCTCAATGCCTACCTGCCGCTGTTGATTGTGGCTCTGGCCGCCCGCTTCACCGACTGGTTCAAGCTCGCCCCGCCGTTCGACGCCCTCACCTCACCCTGGGCAATTGGCGTGCTGGTCGTTCTGCTGTTGATTGAATTCTTCGCCGACAAGGCCCCGGCGGTCAACCACCTCAACGATGCCATTCAAACCTTCGTCCGCCCGACGGCGGGCGCGATCCTCTTCGCCGCCAGCACCCAAACGGCCATACACGTGCATCCGGTGTTTATGATCATCCTGGGTCTGCTGGTGGCGGGCACAGTGCACACGGCCAAGTCGGCCATTGTTCGCCCGGCAGTGACGGCCACCACTGCCGGCATCGGTAATACGCCGGTCAGCATTCTCGAAGACATCGTGGCCGCCGTCATTTCGATTCTCGCCATCGTCCTGCCGGTGCTCATCAGCCTATTGATGATTTTGCTGACGGCCTTCATCATCTGGTGGCTGTGGCGGCGCAGGGCGGCCCGCCCGGCGCGAGCGTAGTTTTAATACGCGCCAGTTTATTCTGAGGTACACTTAGCGCCACACTCAAACTTTTTCAAGGAGACTTCTCAATGGACTCAGGAACCCCTTCACCCGCCCCGGCTAACAATCAACGCAATATCATTATTGGTGTCGTCGTAGCAGTTGTGTTGCTTTGCTGTTGTTGCTTGACTGCCATTGCCGCCTACTGGCTCTACCAAAACGGCGACGCGCTGTTGGGAACCACCAGCGGACTGGCCCGCCTGCTGAGCTAACCCGGCCTGCACTTCTTCAACACACAACCCTCTCCACGCCGAAGAGGGTTGTTGTGTTTAAAGGCGGGCAAACGGCCCTTCGCGCTTTGCCGCCAGCGCCCGCAATTCATTCAGGGCGGCGCGCGCGGCGGCAATTTCTTCGGCGGCGAGCGGCAACTCGGCAAACTCATCCTCGTCCAACACAAACTCTTTGCCCGACGGCTGAACGAAATAATCGAGCGCCAGGTCTTCGGCGTAAATGTGCGCGCCGTCAATGCTGGCCGGACGGGTGACGTTGCAATACCAGCCTTTGAATGAATCGTCTTGGGCGTCGTAAATGGCAAACACGTTGTACCAGTGGTCGGAATAAAAATATTCCACGAAGCGGTCGCCCGTCGTCAGCGTCACGTAGCCAAGCTCCATGCGCTCGCGCTCGAACCGCGCCTCCAACACCATCATATTCTGTGTGCGTTGCAGGACTTCGCCGGTGTAGGCAATCTTTTCTTTGCCAGTATGATCCAACTTGTGAACAGTGATCACCGTTTTCGGACTCCCTCGGCCCTGAGCAACATCACCACCTCATCTCCCGGTTGAGCCGCCAGCCCATTTTCAACCATCGGCCACTCCCCAACCTCTGTCTTAATTGTAGCCGCCTCTGTCACCCGGCCCTCGATCAACTTCCCCGGTCCCAAAAACTTCCGCACGAAGTCGTTTGCTGGCTGGCGATACACTTCAACGGTCGGCCCAATCTGCGCCACGTTGCCTGCTTGCAGAATCAGCGCCTGGTCGGCAATGCCGAAGGCTTCCTGCTGATCGTGAGTCACGTAAATCGCCGTCTGCCCGAAAGCGCGTAGCAGGCTTCGCAATTCGCCTGTCAACTGCTCCCTCAGCGCCCGGTCGAGCGCGCCCAGCGGCTCGTCGAGCATTAACAGGCGTGGCCGGGGCGCGAGGGCGCGGGCCAGCGCCACCCTCTGCGCCTCGCCGCCTGACAGGGTTTGTACGTCGCGCCGCTCGAAGCCTTTCAGCCCAACACGCTCCAACAGTTCGCTCACTCGCGCTTTGTCGTTCCCCTTCAGCCCAAAGCCCACGTTGTCGCCGACTGAGAGGTGGGGAAACAAAGCGTAATCCTGAAACATAAGACCAAAGTTGCGCTGGTGAGTCGGTTGCCCCTGAATCGACTCGCCGTCCCACAGCACGTCGCCGGAGTTAGAAGGAGTCAGCCCGGCGATAATTGACAGCAGAGTTGATTTGCCACAGCCCGACGGCCCCAGCACCGCCAGCACGTCGCCGGCCTTCACCGTGAACGAGACATTGTGGAGCGCCTGCACGGTGCCAAATGATTTCGAGAGGTTGCGAACTTCCAACATAAAATCTACCACGAAGGCACGAAGACACGAAGTGTCACAAAGAAAACTTGGTGATACTTTGTGCCTTTGAGTCTTTGTGGTGAAAATTCAAAACTCGGCCACACCCTTGAGCCGCGCGCGCTCGATGAGCAGGATGCTGGCCCCGCTGGTGAGCATGAGGATGACGCTCAGGGCGAGGGCGCGGCCAAAGTTGAGCGCGCCTGGTTTGCCGATGAACGAGTAGATAGCGAGCGGCACGGTTGGAAATTCGGGGCGGGTGAGGAGGGCGGTTGCGCCGAACTCGCCGAGCGAGATGGCGAAGGCAAAGGCCGCCGCCACCAGCGCCGCCCGTCCGATTAATGGCAAATCAATCCGCCGCCACACTTCGGCCTGGCTCGCGCCGAGCGTGGCCGCCGCCCCTCGCCACTGCGGGCGAATGCTCTGCCACGTGGGCAGGAGCGTGCGAACTACAAATGGAAATGCAATGAGCGTGTGCGCCAGCGGAATAAGAATTGGCGAGGCGCGCAGGTTGAACGGCGGCCGGCTGAAGGCAATGAGAAAGCCCAGGCCGAGGGTAACGGCTGAAGTGCCGAGAGGGAGCATGAGGAAGGGCTCGATCAGTTGGCTCCACCCCCCAACCGCTGTCGCGCCCCCTGACGGAACAGCACCGTCAGGAGAGGGGGAGTCGTTCGGGCGAGGGTTCGCTAACATCCACGCCGTCGGAAGACCCAACATCAACGAGAGCGCAACGGTGACAACGGCATATCGAGCCGAGTTTCCTACGGCGCTGATGGGCGTGTAAAAAAAGGCGGCTCCCCGTTCGTTTTCAAACAAGGCGTGGTAGTAGTCTAAGGTCAACCCGGTTTGAAACGCCCCGCGTTCCCCCTGATCAGCTTCCAGCTTTATGATGGAGCGGACGGTAAGCGCCGTGAGCGGCGAGAGTAGTAACACAAACAAGCCGGCGATGACGATGGCGGCCAATGTCTTTTGCTTGAGCGAGGTGAGTGGACGCTGGGTGAACTCAGTGGAACGCAAAGTAGCGGCGCGCGTGACACTGGCCGAGAAGCGGGTGTAGAGAATCGTCAGGGCGAGCGTGCAAGCCAGTTGCAGGAGCGAGAGCGCCGCCGCCGCCGGCAGGTTGAAGAAGGCGAAGGTCTGGCGATAAATCTCAACTTCGAGCGTGGCAAACCTGGGGCCGCCGAGGACAAGCACTACGCCGAAAGAAGTGAAGTCGAAGATGAAGACGAGCAGGGCGGCGGCGAACAAAGCGGGCGCCAGCAGAGGCAGGGTGACGGTGGCAAATGCGCGGAGAGGACTCACGCCCAGAGTCCGGGCGGCTTGAGAGAGGCGCGGGTCGAGGTGGCTCCAGTAGTCGCCGACCAGGCGGATGACGATGGTGGTGTTGTAGAAAACGTGGGCCAGGACGATGGCGGCCAAACCGGAGAGAGTCAATGCCGGCAAGTTGAGCACGGCCAGTCCCAAATTGATCCAGCCGCGCTCGCCAATCAGGGCATTGAATCCGGCGGCGACGACGAGCGTGGGCATGACGAAAGGCACGGCGGTGAGGGCGCGCAGAAGACTCTTGCCGCGAAAGCGATGGCGGCCTACCAGGTACGCGCCCGGCAGGCCGACGAGGAGCGTGGCAATAGTAGACAGCGTTGCTTGCCAAAATGTGAAGCCGACGACGCGCCAGGTGTTCGAGTCGGCGAGCGTTGCCAACATGCCGTCGCCGCCGCTCAGGCCGATGATGGTTGCCATCGGGTAAACGTAGAACAGGGCGAAGAAGGCGAGCGGCAGGAGCCAGAGATAGCGAAACATGAGAAGAGAGAAGAGAGAAGAGAGACGCTTCTCTCTTCTCTCCTCTTTTTACTTTACGACGATCTCCGTCCACTCCCTGATCAGCGCCTCGCGTTTGTCGGCGATGATCTGCGGGCTGAGGCTGACGGGCGACTCGACGGTGGGCGTGTACTTCACGAACACGTCGGGCAGTGTTGCCGACGGCAGGGCCGGGTAGACGAACATGTTGAGCGGCATGTCTTCCTGAAACGTCTTGCTCAACATGAAGTCAATCCACTTCTCGGCCAGGCCACGGTTCTTCGTGTCTTTGAGAATGCCCACGAACTCAATTTGCCGGAAGCACGACCCGGCGCTGGCGACGCTGGCCGTCGGCGAGTCACTCAACGGCTGGCTGGCGAAGAAAACTTCGGCGGGCGGGCTGGAGGCATACGAGACGACGATGGGGCGCGGCCCTTTGCCGCTCGACCCACTGAAGTCGGTGTAGTAAGCCGTCTCCCAGTCGGCGGCAACTTTGACATCGTTCTCGCGCATGGCCGCCCAATAATCGCCGAAGCCTTCGTCGCCGAAGGCAGACCAGGCGGCAAGGACGAAAGCCAGACCGGGGGAGGACGTGGCCGGGTCTTCGACGACGGTCAGACCTTTGTACTCCGGCCGGGTGAGGTCGGTGAGGCCGCCGGGTGGCGGGAGACCTTTTTCTGCAAAGTAGGCTTTGTCGTAGTTCAGGCACACGTCACCGTAATCCACCGGCAGAGCGCGATTCTCGTCGTCCAGTTTGAGAGCGGCGGGAATCTCAGCCAGGGCCGGAGCGTCGTAAGCTTCAAACAGTTCTTCGTCGAGGGCGCGAGAGAGCAAGGTATTGTCCACTCCGTAAAGCACGTCGGCCAGCGGCGCGCTCTTGTTGAGGATAGCTATATTCAGCATCATGCCTGCGTCGCCCGACTTGAGCACCGTCACCGTGACGTTGTTGGCCGACTCGAATTCTTTCAGCACCGAGTCGGTGACGGTGAACGAGTTGTGCGTCATCACCGTGAGCGAGCGCGGCCCGGCAGGCGCGACGCAGGCGGCGAGGAGCAAAGTTAGAGTTAGAGTGAGGAGTGAGAGTTTTTTGGACATGGAGTCTCCTGAAATGAACAACCCGCAGGGGGCTGTGCCTGAGACAATGAACAATGAGCAATGAAGAAATCCGTTCAATCAGGTAAATCCGTTGACCCTGATTGTCACACAAATCAAAAGCCCTTTGGTCAAAGCAACAGTGACCTGCGGCTCAATCATCACGTTGCTAATGCCGCGCGTGGAGCCGAAGTTCAACGTTTCGCCGCTCAGCGGATATTCGAGACCGGAGGTGGTGATGCCGCTGGCGTCGCCGCCGACGGGGATCAGAGAGATGGTATCCCCGGCAGTGCCGGCGAAGGTCAGTTCGCCCGGCCCGCGCAGCAAGCTGATCTCTTGAGTTCCATCAAGCAGGCGAATGCGAGTTGAGGACAGTGCGGGCCAGGCGAGCAGGAGCAAATTAGCAAGCGTCTGATCCCAGCGCCCGCCCAGCGCGCCGAGAACGATAATGTCGTCTGCGCCTCCGGTCAGCGCAAAGTCGAGCGCGAGTTCCAGGTCGGTTTGGTCTTTGCGGGCCGGGTGGCGGATGATGCGCGTCCCGGCGGCTTCGAGCGCGGTCAGATCAGTGGGCGCGAGTGAGTCGAAGTCGCCGATGAGGATGTGAGGGAGAACACCAAGAGCGAGACAGTGTTTGGCCCCGCCGTCGGCGGCGATGATGGTGTCGGTCGGTTGGACGACGGCGCGGGCGGCGTCTAAATCTTGGAGTTCGCCGTTGGCAAAAATGACAGTGCGTATGCTTCGCAACAAAACACCCTCCGCCGGGGAGGGTGTGAATGCAAAAGGCTATCAGCTTCCCTCCGCCGGCATTATCCGGATCAGGTTCGCGGGTCGCAGAGTGGGTCTCTGCCTCTCAGCCTGGACGTTACCAAGCTCCCCGTGGTTGGTTTGTTATGCCTGCATGATAGCAAGCGCGGACATGAGTGTCAAGAAGATATTTTAGCCTCAGCCCGGCTCAGCCATTCGTTGACTTTGGCGTTCACAGAGGACTTTGCCCGTCTTCAAAATGTGGTTGAGAAAAGAATGGCGGTCTTTGACACAGGCTTGCACTTCAGCCGGAGTATAGGCCAGAATGTCAACCGGAAAGGTGCGCGGACGCAGAGCGCGGCTGATCAGTTCCTGGCGCTTGTCGCGGCGCAAGTCTGATTCGAGGATCACCAGTAAATCAAAGTCGCTCTGTTCGGTGGCCTTGCCAGCCGCCTGCGAGCCAAACAGCACGATTTTCTCAGGCCGGATGCGCTCGACCAGAGTTTGGGTGATTTGATGTAGGTGTTGTTCCTGTTTGGCAGTCATTAGAGGAAGGTTGCTCTGCTCAAATCATACCACCGAATGAAATTGAAAGGCGACAGCCGCCGAAGAATGACCGGCGGTTGAAGTGACGATAAATAGGAACATCCCGAAGGCGCAAAGCAAACCTTCGGGATGTTTCATAAATAATGGAGCGTCAAGAGAAAATCCACCTCTTTGCATTATGTTTTTATCCGTGTCACCTTGTCACTCGTAAACCACACATATCTCTGGTTGCCACGTTGAGCACCATACACCCACCGTTCTTTTATATTCTCTGCTGTAACTTCTTTATCATCCACTACTGTTGGGTTTCCCCAAGACAATGCTACCATCTCTTTTGTCATTCCCACAGCTATCTGCTTTTTCCGTATAAGAGCCGCAAATTCAGTTCCGAATTTTGACTCTATATCTTTGATACGAGTAGCCCGCTGTCGAGATCTTATGATCCTCATAGCGAGAAAAACGACTACTAACAGCGGAATGCCAAAAAAACACAAGCCGGCGATACATAGAGTTGCCATATCCTGACTGTTCATAATGCTTTCCCTCCAGTATTTGCTTTTGATACAAAAGAAACGGTTACTAACCCACGATCCACTCGGCTTGACGAGCATATCTCAGTTTGCGGTCATTTACCTCATCCTCCGCTTCCACTCATCCTTCAACTCCAAACTCGTCAAATCTTTGGCTTCGAGGAAGTCGGCCACCAGGCGGCTGAACTTGGGCGGGTCGTCGAGCATGGGGAAGTGCTTGCCGTCTTCAAACGAGATGTGGTGCAGGTTGGGCTTGCCGCCGTTGAACCACTCCTCGAGCGGCGGGGTGATGGCGGCGTCTTTGTCGCCGTTCACCAGCAAAGTAGGAGCATTCGTCCCGTTGAGTTCGGCCATCAGGTCGGTCGCGCCGATGTATTCCATTGATTTTTGAATCACCGCCGGGTCGAGCTTGTTGGTTTCGGTAATGACTTCGGCAGAGCCGGGGCCTTTGCCCACCAGCCAGTCGAGCAGAGACGGCACGTCCGACGACGTAAAGCGAGGATTGATGGATGTCTTGTTGAACGGCGTGCCAATCGTCATCAGCTTCACCACCCACTCCGGGTGCTGGGTGGCAAAGCGCAGGGCCACCACGCCGCCCAGCCCGTGGCCGACGAGGGCCAGCTTGGCCACGCCGAGGGTATCCATGAATTTGGTGATCAGTTCAGCCTGAGTGTCGAGGTTGTAATACATCGGCTTCTTGCCGGAGTCGCCGAAGCCCCACAAATCTATAGCGTAGGTGCGGTAGCGGGCCGAGACGGCCTGCATCGTCGGAATCCAGTAGCGCCACGAGCCGAGCCAGCCGTGGATGAACAAGACGCCGGGGCCGCGCCCCAGCACCTCGTAATGGACTACATCGTCGTTGACGACAATGGCGCTCATCGTATCCTAAGAACCATATAACCCATGCACTCTAATCCGCCCCTATCTTTGGTTCCAGGTTGCCCCTGGTTCTGCTGGGGCGCTTCCCCTGAAGAATCAAAGGTAAACAAAGAACAAAGGGACTTAGCGGATTAGAGCGTTCCACTTCTCACTCCGTCTTCTGCCCCAGAATTTCAGCCACGCGCTTGATCAATTGATCGGGCGCGAAAGGTTTGAGAATGTAATCGGCTGCGCCGACCTCGAGGCCGGTTTGAATCTCGCTTTCCTGGCCCTTGGCCGAAAGGAATACGACCGGGACGTCTTTGAGCTTGTCGTCGGCCTTCATGTGGCGGCAGGCCTCGTAGCCCGTCATCTTGGGCATGCGCACGTCCATCAAGATCAGCTCCGGGATGGACTCGCGCGCCGCCGCCAGCGCCTCTTCGCCGTTGGCGGCAGACAGCACCTCGTGCCCGGCGTAGCGCAGGGTAAAGGTAATCAGCTCCCGGATGTCGCGTTCGTCTTCAGCAATCAGTATTTTCGCCATAGCAATTCCCCGTTCTCAACTGGCAATTTCTAATTTCTCCGGCGCAAGTTTCAGGCGCAAATGGAACGTGCTGCCTTTCCCCGGCCCCTCGCTCTCGGCCCAGATGTGGCCGCCGTGCATTTCCACCAGGCGTTGAACAATGTTCAACCCCAGCCCGGTTCCGGCAGAAGCCAGCACCAGCGGGTCTTCGCCCCGGTAGAACCGTTCAAAAATGCGGCCCAACTCCTCCTCGGTCATCCCGATGCCGTTGTCTTTAACGCTAACTTGAACGGAGTTGGCGTCGCAATGGGCCGACATGACGAGGGTGCCGCCGGGGTTGGTGTAGGTGAAAGCGTTGTCGGCCAGGTTGGTGACAATTTGCGCCAGGCGCTCGCGGTCGGCCAACACCGGCGGCAGGTCGGGTGGGATGTTAGTGATCACCGTCATGGGCCGGTTCTGGGCGGTGATGCGGCCCTGCACGTGGTTGGCCGCGTCCCGGATCACGTCGGCGATGGACACCGGAGTCAGCTTGAACTCTACCTTGCCCGACTCGATCTTGGACACGTCAAGCAGATCGTCCACCAGAATTCGCAGACGGTCGGCGTTGGATTTGATCACTTCGAGGGCGCGGCCCTGATCTTTGTTGACAGGCCCGACCGCGCCCATGAGCAACAAGTCGGCGTAGCCTTTGATGGCCGTCATCGGCGTTCGTAGTTCGTGGCTCACCGTCGTCACAAATTCCGTCTTGAGCCTGTCCACTTCCACTTCGCGGGTGATGTCACGGAAGATGGACACCGAGCCGAGATATTCGTCGGTGGAGGTGACCGGCGAAAGCAGAATGGCGACGATGCGTTTGTCGTCGAGTTCGATGCGCTCGGCGATGGCGTCGCCCGGCTGATAGCTGGATGGATCGTTGCTCCAATGATTGATGGCCTCGGCCAGCTTGCGCGCCCCGGAGCCGTAGAGTCCCATGAAGTCGCCCACCACCCGCGAGAGAACGTCTTCGCGGGTGAGTTTGAGGATGCGCTCGGCGGTGGCGTTGAAGAGGATGATCCGCCCGTCGGGGTCGGTCACCATCACGCCATCACCCACCGACTCAAGGATGGCCCGGCTCTTGGAGGCTTCCACCTGATTGGCGCGCAACATGCCGCCCAGCCGTTCAGCCTGATCGCGAATGAGGCGATAGAGTTCGGCGTTGTTGATAGCCGAGGTGACCTGGTTGGCGGCGGCGGCCACCAGCCGCAGTTGGTCATCGCTGAAGGCGTTCCTCTCGTTGCTGTAGAAGATCATCGCGCCCAGCGCGTCTTCGCTGGAGATGAGGGGCACGCAGATGGCCGAACGGTGGTCAGGCGTTTGAGGCCGTTTGATCCAGCGCTCGTCTTCGTCCAGGTCGGGAACGATGATGGCTTGCCGGTTCTTAATCACCCAGCCGGCCAGGCCCTCGCCGCGCCGGAAGGGAGCCACCTGCCCGCCGGGCGGGAGCTGGAAGTTGACGCCCAGGGCGGCGCGATAAACAAGCTGGTCGGATTGCGGGTCGAGCAGGAAGAGGCCGCCCTGAGTGCCGCCGATCACTTCGTTCACCAGGCTGAGGGCGCGGGTGAGCACGCGGTCGAGATCAAGGTTGGCCGAGAGTTCGTTGGTGATGCGCAGAAGCGTTTCCACCCGGTCACGCTCTTTCTCCAGGTCGGTGGTGCGCTCGGCCACGCGCCGTTCCAGGTCGAGGGCATAGGTTTGGACGGTGGAGAACAGGCGGGCGTTGTCGAGGGCGATGGCCATCTGGTTGCCCACCTGCGAGAGCAGGCGCAGTTGCGATTCGGTGAAGTAGTAGGGTTGCTCGCTCTGCACCGAGAGCACGCCGGTGGCCGCGCCGCGCACGATGAGGGGCACACCCAGCCAGGCGCGATACTTAGCCTCGGTGGAGTAGCCAATGGCCACAGCAGTGCTGTCGCGCTCCAGATCGCCGATCATCAACGGCTGTTGGGTGTTAAGCACGTACTCGCTGAAGGTGTTGCCAGTCCGGGCCAGCAGGCTCGGCCCGCGCCGCTCTCCACGCTCTACCATTTCCACCGTCATCTCGTCGCTGTCGGTCAGCATGGTCAGCGACACCGAGTCCACCTGCAAGAGTCGCTGGACGTTGTCGAAGAGGTAATTCGTCAAACGGTGCAGGTCGAGTTCCTGCAGGGCGGTCACGCCCAGATCGTAAAGGGCCGAAAGCTCGGCGCTGCGCTGGCGGGTCTCAGACAACAGCCTGATCTTTTCGATGGCAACGGCCAACTGGCTGGCGATGGTGGACAAGATGCGCTCGTGCCCGGCGTTGAAGGCGTTTTCGTATTTGAGGTCTTGCACGGCCAGGACGCCGATCACGCGGTCCCCGGCCAGCATGGGCACGCCGAGGTAAGACCGGGCGCGGCTGTCGCCGGTGTGGATAGCGCCAAGTTCTTCCAACTTGACGCCAATGTCTCCGGTGAGCAATAGCGATTGCCGCGTTTGAATAATGTAGTTGGAGACGCCAACCGGTTCGTGGGGCGTCACTTCGGCCAGCTTGCCGTCATCGTAAAACATCGGGAAGGTGAGCAGGTTGCGAGTCGGATCGTAGAGCGCCAGATACAAATTCTGGGTGTTGAGCATTGCCCCAAGTTGCTCCGGCAGAGAGGCGAACAACTCGTTGAGGTCGGTGGCGGCGGTGATCACCCGCGAGACCTGGTTGATGGCGCTCAGTTCCGACAGGCGCAGTTGGGTCTCGTCGTAGAGCCGGGCATTTTGAATGGCAACGGCAGTCTGGTTGGCAATGGTCTGGGCCAGTTCGATCTCGCCCGGCTGGAAGCGGCCACGCTCGCCTTGATCGACGGTGAGACTGCCGAGCAATTGGCCGCCGGCGATGAGGGGAACGATGAGGGCCGATTTGACCCGCCTCTGCAGGAGCATCTGGCGGGCCTGTTCGGCCAGCAGTTCGGTGTGGAGAACGTCGTCAATCATCACCGGGGCCAGCGTTTCGCGCAGGCGATCCACCAGCGGGTTGTTGGCGAGCGGAATGGTGACGATGGCGGTTTGAGCCGAGCGGTTGACGGGGAACTCGGCCAGCACGTTGCCAACGCCGGCCCCTTCGTCGTAGATGATGGCCCCGACTCGCGAAATCTCCAGGGCCTTGCTCATCTCGCGAACGGCGATCTCAAGGATGCGGTCGAAGTCGAGGGTGGTGTTGAGCGAGGTGGAGATGCGGTTGAGCAGGGCCAGCCGTTGCGAGCGGTCGTTGAGTTCAAGGGCGCGCTTGACGCTTTCTTCAAAGAGGCGGGCGTTGTCGAGGGCGACGGCGGCCTGGTTGGCAAAGGCCATGGAGAGCACGGCGTGGTTGGCCGAGTAGAAGCCCACTTCCACTTTATCGAGGGCCAGCAGGCCGAGCACCTGGCCTTTGCTGATGAGGGGCGTGCCCAACCAGGAGCGGGTGCGGCTGATGATGCCGGCCGGGAACCGGTCGTCGCGCCGCACGTCGGGCACGATGATGGTTTGTTGAGCCTCCGACAGGTCTTTGAAGAGGCGGCTGTCTTCCACTTGCACCATCAGGCCGATCTGCTCGGTGTTGTTCTCAAAGCCGCGCGCTCCGGCCACGATCAGGAAGTCCTCTTCGTGAATCCAGAGGGTGGCGCTGTCGTAAGGGATGACGCGGCCCACCTGTTCGAGCACCAGGGTGATCACGTCTTCCTGGCGCAAGGTGGACGAGATGACGCGCGAGACTTCGGTGAGGGCTTGCAGTTGAGTGGCGCGTTCGCGCACGTCGGCTTCGAGGCGGGCCTGGGCGGTCACGTCTTCCACCAACAGCACCACGCCCGTCACTTGTCCCTCGCGCCGCAGTGGGTAGCCGTAGAAGTTGCTGACGATGGAAGAGCCGTCGGAAGCCGCGTCGCGGATGACGATGCGGTCAATCGGCTGGCCGGCGGTGACGGCCCGTTGAACCGCGTCGGCCAGACCGAGGTCACGGTAGATCGAGCGGAAGTCGAAGAGGTTCTGGCCGATCAGTCCGTCCGTCCAACCGAACGTCTGCCGCATCCAGCCGTTGAGGCTGAGCACCTTGCCCTGAGTGTTGAGGACGACCAGGCCCTGTTGCAGGGACTCAAACACGGAGGCGCTGAAGGCTTGCAGTTCCTGGGTTTCGGCCACGAGCCGGGTGTTCTTGGCGAGTTGCTCATTGGTTTCCGCGTCGAGGCGGATGTTTTCGACGCCGACGCCGATCTGGTTGGCCAGGATGGTGAACAGGTCAATGTCTTCGTTGGTGAACGGGCTTTGGGTTGATTGACTGCCCACCAGGCCAACGCCGATCAGGCGGCCACTGATAAAGATGGGCAGGGCAATGAAGGAGCGCAGTTCGAGCGCCTGAATGAATTTAGACTCGCCCCAGCCGCGCTGGCCGAGGTCGCGGGCCAGGAGAGGCGTGTTCAGTTCGACGATCTGCGAGAGCGGGTTGAGCCAGCCGAGCAAGGCGTTGAGATCGTTTTGCGGATGGATGTTCCCGGCCTGGGTTACCACTTGCAGGCCGTTGCCGTTGCGCAGGAGAGCGATGAGGCACACGTCGAGGGCCATCTCGCGGACGGTGGCTTCGGTGACTCGTTGCAGGAAGGCGATTTCGGTCTTGGCCTCGGCGGCCTCGCTGGCGATGCGGTGCAGGGCCAACAGGCGCTTGGCGCGCTGTTCGGTCTGCTCGATGAGGTTGCTGAGTTCGATCTCTTTGCGGGTGAGGGCGCGCGAGACGGCGTCGAGGTCGCGATACGACTTTTGCAGCTCGGCCAGGCCGTTGCTCAGTTCGGCGGCGCGGTGCTCGGCCTCGTCGTAGAGACGCGCGTTTTCGATAGCCAGCGCCGCCTGGTTGGCAAAGATTTCAACCGTTTCAATCGTGAGTCGATCCGGGGCGCGGCCATTGCGCGGATCGTCGAGGCTCATGATGCCCAACGATTGACCGCCAGAGCCGATGAGGGGCACAAACAAGAAATCGTCCTGGTGCCACTCGCCGGGTTTAGTGGCAGGCACGTTGCGAGGCACCAGACCGGATTCGACATTTTGCAGTTCGGGCGGCGTGCGGTCGTGCGGAATGTAGTACGACTGGCTGACGCGGAACTCCGTCTGGAAAGCGACTTCGTAGATCGGCCAGGGCGCGGGGTTGTTCTTGAGGCGCTCAAAAGTGGCGATGGGCACGCCGGCGGCGGCGATGCGTTGGGCCAGGTTGGTGTCCGGGTCGAGGACACTG encodes:
- a CDS encoding response regulator; amino-acid sequence: MAKILIAEDERDIRELITFTLRYAGHEVLSAANGEEALAAARESIPELILMDVRMPKMTGYEACRHMKADDKLKDVPVVFLSAKGQESEIQTGLEVGAADYILKPFAPDQLIKRVAEILGQKTE
- a CDS encoding alpha/beta hydrolase, whose protein sequence is MSAIVVNDDVVHYEVLGRGPGVLFIHGWLGSWRYWIPTMQAVSARYRTYAIDLWGFGDSGKKPMYYNLDTQAELITKFMDTLGVAKLALVGHGLGGVVALRFATQHPEWVVKLMTIGTPFNKTSINPRFTSSDVPSLLDWLVGKGPGSAEVITETNKLDPAVIQKSMEYIGATDLMAELNGTNAPTLLVNGDKDAAITPPLEEWFNGGKPNLHHISFEDGKHFPMLDDPPKFSRLVADFLEAKDLTSLELKDEWKRRMR